CAAGGCTCCTTGTTGACCCTCCTGACCGTGGTCTTTGTGGCCATTCTGGTCGGGATCAGCCTGCTGGTCTATCGGTTTCCCTGGCGTCTGGATCTGACAGAGGGGAAAAAGAACTCCATTTCCAGCCAAACGCAAAAGATCCTAAAGACCATCAATCAGGATGTCTGGATCCGGGCCTTTTTTCAGGAAGGCAACCCGGGCAAAAAGAAGGCCCAGGCCCTTTTTGAGATCTATGGCTATACCAATCCCCGCATCCATCACCAGTTTATCGATCCCGATCGGCAGCCTTCCCTGGCCCAACAATACGGAGTGCGCAACTACGGGGCCTTGATCCTGGAATCAGGGGAAAAAACCCAGTCGGTGGCTGTGACCGATGAAGAAGGGATCACCAATGGTCTGCTGCGTTTAATGCAAACCAAGGCCAAAAAGGTCGTTTTTTTGTCCGGCCATGGGGAAAAAAGCGTTGAGGATTCCCAAAAGGCCGGTTATTCCATGGCCAAAGGTCTCCTTACCAAAGAAAATTATCTGGTGGAGGAGAGGAACCTTCTGGCCGGGGGCGGGTTTGATGCCGAGGTCCGCCTTCTGGTGATCGCCGGACCGAAAAAGCCCTTTTTCCCGGAAGAGATCGAGGATCTGAAAAAATATTGCCAGTCCGGGGGCCGGGTAATCCTTCTGCTGGAGCCTTATCAAGACAGCGGGTTAAAGGAATGGTTGGCCTCTCTTGGGGTGACCCTGAACGATGACATCGTGATCGACAAGCTCAGCCGGGTCTACGGGGGGGATTATCTGATCCCTATGGCCGGGTCTTACGGTCGCCATCCGATAACCGATCAATTTACTGTAGCCACTTTCTTTCCTACGGCCCGATCTATAAACATCTTTCCTTCCCCGTCTTCCCCGGTATCAGCCGAGGTCCTGGTCCGTTCTTCTTCCGGGAGTTGGTCTGAATTAAACAGGAAAGATATGGAAAAAGGAAAGGCCTCCTTTGACCCCGGGCAAGAGCAGAAAGGCCCGTTGCCCCTGGCCGTTTTAGTGAACTTTTCTTCCCCGGGAAAAATGGCGGAAAGAAACGAACCCAAAGAAAAAGAAAAAAAATCTCCTAAAGGACAAATCGTCCTTTTCGGCGATTCGGATTTTGCCAGTAACGGCTATTTTAACCTTTCGGGGAATGGGGACCTTTTCTTAAACACGGTAAATTACCTGACTGAAGAGGAGGCCCTGATCGCCATCCGTCCAGCCAAAACGGCGCAGGTCCGACCCTTGACCCTTTCCTCCTCTCAGGTCATGGTTTTGTTTTGGGTTTCCCTGGTCCTGATGCCTCTTATGGTCATAGGGGCCGGAATTTTGGTCTGGAGGTCGAGGAGAAAGGCCCGGTGATTTTAAGGAAGCTGTGGGTTTATCTTTCCATCCTGGTGGTGGTGGCCGGGATATGGGCTGCGATGGAATTCTTTTTCCCTAAGAAATCGGAAGACATTAAAAACCAGGCCCTTTTCCCAGGTATTTCGTCGGCTAAGATAGTGGAGATACAATGGAGACGAGGGGCTGATGTGATCCACCTTAAAAAGGAAGGCTCCTGGAAGATTATTCAACCCATTTCGGGCCCGGCTGATTCGAAGGTGGTTGAGGGGATCCTCCAAACCCTGAATACTCTGCGCTGGGAACGAAAATGGTCCGACCCCAGACAGGACCTGAAAGAATTCGGCCTGGATATTCCCAGATGGAAAATCCTGTTCTTAACCCAGGGCAAATGGTTTGAAATTCAGGTAGGGAATAAAACCGCCGTGGGAAATACCTGCTATATTAAAATTTCCAATTCTTCGGACCTTTTTCTGATCGAAGAACATTTGGTCAAGGAATTGGATCGGGACCTGTCGGCCCTGAATGAAAAAAAGATCAAGGAAGGTCCCTGATGCCCAAGGTTTTAAATTGTTTAAAAAAAAGAGACTTGCTCCACAATCCTCAGATTAATAGGGATCAATTGTCCCAATATGGTCGGGAATATTTTTCGGAGGACCGGCTGGCAGATGCCCTGAATTTTTTTGAGAAGGCCCAAAACCAGGAAGGGATTCGCCGGATCAGGGAGCGCAGTATCGAAGACGGCGATCCTTTTTTGTTGCA
The sequence above is a segment of the Deltaproteobacteria bacterium genome. Coding sequences within it:
- a CDS encoding GldG family protein, which encodes QGSLLTLLTVVFVAILVGISLLVYRFPWRLDLTEGKKNSISSQTQKILKTINQDVWIRAFFQEGNPGKKKAQALFEIYGYTNPRIHHQFIDPDRQPSLAQQYGVRNYGALILESGEKTQSVAVTDEEGITNGLLRLMQTKAKKVVFLSGHGEKSVEDSQKAGYSMAKGLLTKENYLVEERNLLAGGGFDAEVRLLVIAGPKKPFFPEEIEDLKKYCQSGGRVILLLEPYQDSGLKEWLASLGVTLNDDIVIDKLSRVYGGDYLIPMAGSYGRHPITDQFTVATFFPTARSINIFPSPSSPVSAEVLVRSSSGSWSELNRKDMEKGKASFDPGQEQKGPLPLAVLVNFSSPGKMAERNEPKEKEKKSPKGQIVLFGDSDFASNGYFNLSGNGDLFLNTVNYLTEEEALIAIRPAKTAQVRPLTLSSSQVMVLFWVSLVLMPLMVIGAGILVWRSRRKAR
- a CDS encoding DUF4340 domain-containing protein, which translates into the protein MILRKLWVYLSILVVVAGIWAAMEFFFPKKSEDIKNQALFPGISSAKIVEIQWRRGADVIHLKKEGSWKIIQPISGPADSKVVEGILQTLNTLRWERKWSDPRQDLKEFGLDIPRWKILFLTQGKWFEIQVGNKTAVGNTCYIKISNSSDLFLIEEHLVKELDRDLSALNEKKIKEGP